From Shewanella acanthi:
TCATCCTTTCCTTGTAAGCGATTAACAATATTATCAAATAACGTATCCGCCATTTGCGAAGCAGCCTGTGCGCGGGGAGGAATCACTTTTCCTGAATCCAAAGTAAGCAATGCACAATCGCCAAGCGCATAAATGTCTGTTTGGCCTTTGACTCGCATACAAGTATCAACTTCAATCTGATTACGCGGGGTGATTGGCAGCTCGCTAAAGTATGCAAAAGCATCAGGGCCTTTGACTCCAGCAGCCCACACTTTTAAGTTTGCCGGAATGACATTGCCATCTTGAGTGATAAAACCTTCTTTAGTAACTTCTTTTACCTGCACGCCAATATGCAAACGAATCCCGATTTTATCCAGCACTGCTTGGGCGCGAGAGCTTACACGCTCAGGGAGTTGAGGTAGGATTTTGGGCGAGGCCTCAATTAAATGTACTTCTAAATGCTGCTTAGAAATATTGAGATAACCGTATTCCTTCACAGATTCAATTACATGGTGGAGCTCTGCCGCGAGCTCAACACCTGTTGCCCCAGCGCCAACGATGCCAATACTGACTTTTTCCTGGGTTTCATTGAGTTGCAATAACGCATCGAGTAGTTTTTGATGGAAAAGATTAGCCTTCTCAAGGCTATCGAGGAAGATACAATGCTGCTCTGCCCCCTTGGTATTAAAACTATTGGAGACACCACCTAGGGCGAAAACAAGATAATCAAATTGAATTTGGCGGGGTTCTAACAAGAGTTCACCCGAGTCATTGTTAACAGCAGCAAGTTGAATGGTTTTATTGGCGGGATCGCAGCTTTCTAATTCACCCCGAATATATCGATAGCCGTTTTTAAGCCCATGATCTCGGTAGAGTAATCCTTCTATCGATTGATCAATCACCCCCACGGCAACTTCATGCAGCTTAGGTTTCCAAATATGGATTGGACTTTTATCAATTAAACAAACATCGACTTTATCACCACTACCGTATTTACGACCTAGTTTTGAAGCTAACGCCAAACCCGCGGCGCCACCACCAACAATTACGATTCTTGTTGTAGCCAAAATGACAACTCCGAAACATATCAAGTGGCTAATTTATACCATGGATCAGTTTTCAAATAACTAGATAATCCTAATTAAGCGAAACAGATTTCATTAAAATTTATTTAAATACAGTAGATTCATCTACCTTGTAGATTAAAAGTAGGGGGGCAAACAAAAAGGGCCATAGGGCCCTTTATGATTCAGCGAATGAGGAAGAATTAAACCGCTTCTTCGTTTTCTTCACCGGTGCGAATGCGGATAACACGCTCGACGTCGGAAACAAAGATTTTGCCATCACCAATTTTACCAGTGCGCGCAGTATCCACAATTACATCAATCGCTTGTTCAACCAAATCATCTTGAATGACTAATTCAATTTTCACCTTAGGTAAAAAATCGACCATGTACTCAGCGCCACGATAAAGTTCAGTATGGCCCTTTTGACGACCAAAGCCCTTTACCTCAAGTACCGTCATCCCGGTAATACCGATTTCAGCAAGTGACTCGCGCACATCATCTAATTTAAAAGGTTTAATAATGGCTTCAACTTTCTTCATGAAAAAATTCCTCGGCACTTGCTTAAAATAAACGAAAACAATATCACTAGCTTACACGTGGTTAGCGCAATATTGAAGTCTAGATCTGCTTAGGTGATAAAACACAGTTTCTACGGACATTTTTAAGCCAAATTTCTAAAATCGTTCAAGCAAGCTAAGAATATGCTTATATACTTAGTTGCATAACTTAGAAAAAGCGTTTGCTGGATGCGGGCGCGGTGATAACTGACAGGGATATGTTATGAATCGCTTATCTTATGGCTTTACGCTTATCGAATTGCTCGTCACCATTACCGTTGCCGCGATATTGCTTGCAATCGGCATCCCCTCTCTGGTCGATTTTTATACCCGTTACCGCGCAGATAGCAATGTTAAACAAATTCAACAAACGCTAATGTTCGCTAGAAATCATGCAATATCGCTGGGGAGGAAAGTATCTGTATGCGCCCTAGTTGAGAGCAAATGCAGTTACAACTGGCAAGTCGGCGTTAGCGTCTTTATCGATGCCAATGAAAACAATCAATTCGATGGTGATGATAGCTTGCTAAATGTCATCAATGCCTTTAGTAGTCAGGACACTGTGAGCAGTAATCGCATTGTATTCCGCTTTAGAGCAGATGGCCTCGCCTCTGGCACCAACGGCACAATCAAATACTGTCCATCTGACGCTAAGAGTCCCTATTCAAAATCAGTCATAGTTAACCAAGCAGGAAGAGCAAGAATATCCACGGCGAATGATGTTACATGCAACTGATAATGATACGAAAAAGCGTAGAGTTATAATCCAATCTTAACAACCTAAAAAGGACATAACTTAAACAATTTCACTGTGATAGGAGAAAAATAGATACTGAAATCAAGAGCACTCTCGCTTATACTTAATTAAGTATCGGTGAGGATAAAGCATATGCAGAAGAAATTGCGCGGTTTTACGTTAGTAGAATTAATGGTCACCATTGCCGTGGCTGCTATCTTACTCGCTATCGGGGTACCTTCACTCACCAGCATCTATGAAAGCGTACGCGTCAACAATAACATCACCAAAATCCACGACATTATGGTGTTTGCGAGGAGCCAAGCGATCAGTTATGGAATACCTGTCACAGTATCTGCAACAAACGGTGCATGGAAAAATGGAATAAAAGTAGTTGCAGGAAGCAAAGAACTGCGTGTTATCGACGCTTTCAATAGCAGTGATTCACTTAAAGAAAAAAGCGACGTCACTAGCTTTAGCTTCACCAGTGAAGGAATACTACCTGTGGACAGTCCAATTAATATAATTTATTGTCCAGGCGGTGAGGCTTCAAACTCCAAAAGTGTGACTGTCAGTATTAGTGGATTAATTTCCTACGGAACAGATGGCAACAGCTGCTAATATTTTATTAGCAGCTATCTAAGAATATCCTATCTCAAAGTCTTCGCATCAAGTTGCTTACTTTCTTCAGAGCTAAAGTCTTGACTTAAAGGCACGCACTCTACAACATCTTTAATAAAGTACTTTTTACCGTCAGAGCTTTTACGTTGTTTACTAGGCAAACTTGCCGCATTCAAACTTGCTTCATCCATTTTCCAGTGGTAGAAAATAACTTTATCGCCTTTGGCGGAAGTAATATGGCACTTATAGTCCTGTGAAGTCTGCGACGAAGCTGCAGCTAAAGTCATCACAGGCATAACCACCGACATCAAACCAACAATTAATCTAATCATTTCCAACACTCCGCTGAAGGCCCTTTTGCTCCTGTAGATGTAAGGGTTATTGTTCCACAAGTTGTATCACGTACTTGGGAGCCAGCAGCATTTGCGGTAGCTGTAAATGAACTCCCCCCAGTAGTGGTTAAACTGTATTTTCCATGTTCAGTTACAAAAGGATCATCTAAACCTAAATCAGTTAAATCTTCAGCATAAGTTCGATTATCTAAATAATATTGTTCCTGTAGATTGGCTACTTTCATCAATGCTGCAACACCTTCAGAGCGACCACTACGAATGACGTAATCCACGTAAGAGGGATAAGCGATAGAGGCTAAAATTCCTATAATCACAACAGTGATCATCACCTCTATCAATGTAAATCCCTTTGTATTTATAAATTTCATTAATCTAATTACTCATCAATATGGTAGTAAATTTTATTAGTGTCTAAGCCGGAGTCTAAGTCGACTGTCCCAGTGCAATTCTGACCATCTTTATCGCAAGTTCCCTTACCAATGATTAATACAGGATCAGGAATGATATCCTGCTCACCTTCTTTCTCAGCAGGAATGATTGGAGGCGTAATAATGGTTGGCGGTTGTGGTATGCAATTATCGCAAACATTCATTTCGGAATATAAACCACCTTTATGCAAGTCAAAAGTATAAAGTTTTCCTTCGGTTAATACTGCGCAAGTATCAGCATCTTGAGCAGGGCCTGCTGGTGTAAATGATGTGAAATATACTTTGCCTTTAATGATAACTGCTGGTGATAGACTTTTTTCGCCAGAACCAGACAAGCTATAATACCAACCACGTTTTTCACCAAAGTTAATATTCTCAGTTTGTGTATCAGGAACACCTTGAGTAGCTACATCATAGAGATCCGTATATTTTATTGGACTTGGAACTGCCATCTGGCCATCACCATCTCCAAACTGCTGCGTAACAACATTTCGATCCTGTAAAACAAAAAACTTATCATCAACATTGGTACTAAGTGGATCTGCACGATTACCAGACCCCAATGTCACAGCATCGTAACTTACATTTTGAGAAGTTATGGCTGTAGTTACATTACCATCTGCGTCGGTCACACTTACCTTGCTAATGTTAGTAAAATAGGTTTGTGCTACTGCTGGCTCATAGAAAAAACGACGATCACTTGCTCCTGTACCGCCTAACTCTGCAAATTTGTATGCCCCCCATGCAGAGGGAGTAGTCGATGGCATATCCATACGCCAGACATTGCCACCTAAATCTGAAGCATATAAACGGTCGGTAATACCATCGCCATTACTATCTAAGGTTGCAATGGAACCTACTATCGAATCTGTAATGCCTGGTAATACAGTATTTAAGGGGCCATCCCCCACGCCAAAGGTGCGTAAAAGAGTACCAGTATCTGCATCAACAATATAAACCATCCTGCCATCAGAATCCTTACCACTGCCAGAATCATAAGCATTGTTATAGCCACCACCGAAAATCAACACAGGCTTGCCATCATTAGCGGGGATCTTCGTAATTACTGGCGTCGACCAAGTTTGACCTAATTCCTCAAAACCTGAATCTGTATTTGAAATTTCCCATTTTAATTTAGGTGTCGAAGTACTGACATCCATAGCGAAATAGGACTGACCACCACGGCCCATACCGAAATATAGCCACGCTTTAAATGTGTCACCTCGGTCAACATAGGCTATTGGCGTTCCATCTAAGCCATATACTGCATGGCCTAAAGCATAATTGTTACTACGAATGCGGCTCAAATTGGGAAGTAACTGGTATGGTAAAAATGCCCAACTCTCAGTAACTTTATCACCTTCATCTTTAAATGCATGCATCATCCCATGATTAGTGCCGACAAAAATCATATTATAATTGCCGTAATCTATCGCTAATGGCCTAGAGTGTAATGGATCGCCCATAATATCCGCTCGGATATCACCTTCACGAGCCCCATCTAATCCAACCCCAATAGAGGTATACTCCGCCACAGAACCGTCCGTGTTCTCCTTAGCAACATCAACGTTCCAACCGAAAATCCAGCGAAAAGCTTTCGTCAACTGGTTAGAAGCATCACTAATATCTAACCCCATATAGCGTGCTAATGCCACATACATATCAGATTCAGAAGGAGATGATATATCTTGAGCATATTTTGCAGCAGTATCTTTCACCAATGGTTGCAGCTCAGAATTAAAATCACTATAAATTGTCCGCGAAGCTGGATTTATCCTTCTAGCAGCACCACCTGCTGCTACAATATTAGCACCGTCTTCCTCATTACCATCATCACCGACATACCCAATATCTCCTTTAGCACTACAATAGCTCCATATTGTGCAAGATGTAGCAGCCAAACCACCTGAAGAATCGATTGCACCTTTCCCAGTAGCATCAACTAAAACCCCAGATGAGTTCACTTTCAATTTTTTTAAATTTCCAGTCCACTTTGGACTTTGTGAAGGCTCAAAAAGCGCATAATAAGCGGCATCGAGTGTTCGAGTGGGATCTGCACTGCTGAATGCCACCCCTGGGGCGGAAAAACGCTGTCCCGTTTGCTCAATTTCCGCAACTATTTTGGTAATCGCTTCGACTAACTCAACAGTATTGTCCGCGGCTGTATATGTACCGAAATCACCAGACCGTTTCGCCGTCTCTATCAATAATGGCTCAGCATGTTCCTCATCTTTTCCTAAGCTAAAACCAATAGTATGAGTAATAACACGCTGGAATCCATT
This genomic window contains:
- a CDS encoding NAD(P)/FAD-dependent oxidoreductase: MATTRIVIVGGGAAGLALASKLGRKYGSGDKVDVCLIDKSPIHIWKPKLHEVAVGVIDQSIEGLLYRDHGLKNGYRYIRGELESCDPANKTIQLAAVNNDSGELLLEPRQIQFDYLVFALGGVSNSFNTKGAEQHCIFLDSLEKANLFHQKLLDALLQLNETQEKVSIGIVGAGATGVELAAELHHVIESVKEYGYLNISKQHLEVHLIEASPKILPQLPERVSSRAQAVLDKIGIRLHIGVQVKEVTKEGFITQDGNVIPANLKVWAAGVKGPDAFAYFSELPITPRNQIEVDTCMRVKGQTDIYALGDCALLTLDSGKVIPPRAQAASQMADTLFDNIVNRLQGKDEKPFIYKDYGSLVSLSRFSAVGNLMGNLRSGSFFVEGHIARMMYISLYQRHLASLYGWFSAIVYRVAQKLLKWHRPKLKLH
- the glnB gene encoding nitrogen regulatory protein P-II, producing the protein MKKVEAIIKPFKLDDVRESLAEIGITGMTVLEVKGFGRQKGHTELYRGAEYMVDFLPKVKIELVIQDDLVEQAIDVIVDTARTGKIGDGKIFVSDVERVIRIRTGEENEEAV
- a CDS encoding GspH/FimT family pseudopilin, with translation MNRLSYGFTLIELLVTITVAAILLAIGIPSLVDFYTRYRADSNVKQIQQTLMFARNHAISLGRKVSVCALVESKCSYNWQVGVSVFIDANENNQFDGDDSLLNVINAFSSQDTVSSNRIVFRFRADGLASGTNGTIKYCPSDAKSPYSKSVIVNQAGRARISTANDVTCN
- a CDS encoding GspH/FimT family pseudopilin translates to MQKKLRGFTLVELMVTIAVAAILLAIGVPSLTSIYESVRVNNNITKIHDIMVFARSQAISYGIPVTVSATNGAWKNGIKVVAGSKELRVIDAFNSSDSLKEKSDVTSFSFTSEGILPVDSPINIIYCPGGEASNSKSVTVSISGLISYGTDGNSC
- a CDS encoding TapY2 family type IVa secretion system protein, encoding MIRLIVGLMSVVMPVMTLAAASSQTSQDYKCHITSAKGDKVIFYHWKMDEASLNAASLPSKQRKSSDGKKYFIKDVVECVPLSQDFSSEESKQLDAKTLR
- a CDS encoding type IV pilin protein, whose translation is MKFINTKGFTLIEVMITVVIIGILASIAYPSYVDYVIRSGRSEGVAALMKVANLQEQYYLDNRTYAEDLTDLGLDDPFVTEHGKYSLTTTGGSSFTATANAAGSQVRDTTCGTITLTSTGAKGPSAECWK
- a CDS encoding pilus assembly protein, giving the protein MKLNRMLFAGFVAALAIPAHTHADDTDIYLNPAQNKVRPQVLIIFDNSASMDTLVEGLPGGYINDPNKPYLPIDSAHSYDDGMIYFTIGTGLDESGLGIPDSPSETNRFNDLLNGCYVARKSLEKYGRFSGHIREYIQNGNGKGTWQPIKQNSGKDENNPVDCWEDVDAGYESNNNDTTPSTGFMTGYPQDSKAEPWGPKAAVNNFNSGELVTLYTANYLRWYREYQKKLEEGNTTPGTYPDQTRLAIAKDAISSVVSTVFSIDFGLAVYNLNYPKEGDSDGGRIVAAIKPRTPAEKDALIKTITNLPADTNTPLCETLYEAFRYFSGGEIKYGHADKNYNGGAIHYTANQPMYDTSAESNGSYISPLSKCNKVGHIIYITDGAPVLDTSADTLIQSLGGKPYTYAEASGDIPAKTSYLPALAEYMFNNDLDNNDDNGFQRVITHTIGFSLGKDEEHAEPLLIETAKRSGDFGTYTAADNTVELVEAITKIVAEIEQTGQRFSAPGVAFSSADPTRTLDAAYYALFEPSQSPKWTGNLKKLKVNSSGVLVDATGKGAIDSSGGLAATSCTIWSYCSAKGDIGYVGDDGNEEDGANIVAAGGAARRINPASRTIYSDFNSELQPLVKDTAAKYAQDISSPSESDMYVALARYMGLDISDASNQLTKAFRWIFGWNVDVAKENTDGSVAEYTSIGVGLDGAREGDIRADIMGDPLHSRPLAIDYGNYNMIFVGTNHGMMHAFKDEGDKVTESWAFLPYQLLPNLSRIRSNNYALGHAVYGLDGTPIAYVDRGDTFKAWLYFGMGRGGQSYFAMDVSTSTPKLKWEISNTDSGFEELGQTWSTPVITKIPANDGKPVLIFGGGYNNAYDSGSGKDSDGRMVYIVDADTGTLLRTFGVGDGPLNTVLPGITDSIVGSIATLDSNGDGITDRLYASDLGGNVWRMDMPSTTPSAWGAYKFAELGGTGASDRRFFYEPAVAQTYFTNISKVSVTDADGNVTTAITSQNVSYDAVTLGSGNRADPLSTNVDDKFFVLQDRNVVTQQFGDGDGQMAVPSPIKYTDLYDVATQGVPDTQTENINFGEKRGWYYSLSGSGEKSLSPAVIIKGKVYFTSFTPAGPAQDADTCAVLTEGKLYTFDLHKGGLYSEMNVCDNCIPQPPTIITPPIIPAEKEGEQDIIPDPVLIIGKGTCDKDGQNCTGTVDLDSGLDTNKIYYHIDE